A stretch of DNA from Anopheles nili chromosome 2, idAnoNiliSN_F5_01, whole genome shotgun sequence:
TGTCCAGTGTGGCCCGGTTCTTATCGGGAGTGACGAATTGCGTGCGATCTAGGGTTGATTTTATGAGCCCCGGCCGTGGGACCGGCTTGTTCAGATTTTATTGGGATTGCTCGTCAATTAGAATGGCGAAATTGGTGTAGATTAACGAAGACGAGCGGTGATAGATAACGAGCGAGATTGGCCGATGGAATTACTGGAATTTTGTCTCAATCCCAAACAGACGGTTTTCGAAGGAAGCTTTATTCATCAGAAAATGTGGATCGGGCCTGTAATTTTAGCCTCCAATGCAACGTAACCAACGCAACCAGTGGCTCAAAATTTAACCCACAATTCAACCCCGTGACCCTGTGCACGGCCAGCCACTGCCGCTTCACCGGCTCGAACTCCACTCATCCGTGAACTTTGCTTTGTAGAGCGCACGCCTTTTCGCCGCTAATAAAGGTCTCTTGCAGCGTGAACGGACAATCGAGCCGTGCACAAGGCTTCTGGCACGCAACATATTTGGCCAGCTCCGGCAGCTTACCGGGCCGAGGCAATTCGCGCGTTCCGGTTCGGGATCGATGGCCAGCCACCGTGTGGTCCGTCCGGCATTGAGAATCGGTTTGAGTTGGTGGCTTTCTTTCCAACTCCGGTCCGGTGGATTAAAGCCTGCTTCCGTACACCGTAGGCTTATGTAGGACAAGGTCACGGATCAGATGATCAagcgttttggggtgggagtTGAGATATTAAGCAACGCATGCGAAGTAGCAAGCCTTGCAGCACACGGTCGAACACGACCCGGCTAGAATGGTGAAAATGGTCCGTACTCAACGGCGGGCAACCCGTCGTGGCATTGAACGTGAACTTTCTTAACCCGCCAAGCAGCGCCGAGAGAAGCTGCGTCGTTGAAGCAACCAGTTGCATCCAAAATTGCGGTTCGTTTCTCGTTTTGCGCCACACGCGAGCCGTGGCGCGTAAGAGAATGGAGCATTGAGCtgagcagcagaagaagaagaagaagaaaagggtagaaaaaaaggcaatcaCAAAGCCAAACCTGAACTAGCCAAGACCCACCGAAGTCGTCCATGAGAAGGCCGCTTTGTGGTGCGTCAAGTGCAGCTCGTACAGCTGCAACGATCGCCGGAGGAGTTCCTCGAGTCATTGATCGCAAAGATGACGTGGGTTGCATGCGCGCGAGATGTGAGGCAAGATGTGATGATGCGATGAGACGGCTCGTGAGTGGAAAAAGGGCCCCGGTTTTCGAGATTACACGAGCCCATCAATTACTAGTTCCATCAGCGATCAGGCCCCTCTAGGCAGGCGCGTCTGATCAGTTCCGAATAATCTCGTCGTTAATGGTGGAAGGGCAGATAAGGCAACCTCCTCTCTTGGTTGGTGGTAATGCTAAACATGCTAATCGGAACTAGTCCATGCGGCTAGAGGTTGGCCCACCACCCAACCAAACCCCGGGGTGGCAATTCGCGAAGATATCGATTAGTTCTCGCCGCTTGTAGCCGTGCTTTGTGGCTTGTTTGCGCAAGTATGTTTGCGCAGCTTTTTAGAAGCCATAGAAATGGCCTTCCACCGAATGATGCATGCCGTTCGTTAGAGCCAGCATCTTAATGGTGCGAACGATTGGCATAACTAGCCGTTTAAGTCGCTTGTTAGAGCGGGCGGTGAAATTGGAATTCAGCgctgaagcaaaaaatggGGCCTGGGAACTAAGCTAAACCGGCTAATTAGCCCAGTGGAGAAGCCCCATCATTTTGTCTATCGCGACGTTCTCGATTTAAGCATTCTTCACTAACAACACCGCGTGTATGTGATCCAGTTTGCAAGTGCAACGTGATAACCGTAGAATGGTGCGTTGGAGTTGATTAGAACACATGCCAGCATATTTGCATGCGAACATGCGCTGGGGCGCGAAACACAGAAAGTAGGAAAATGATAGCAGATAATTATTGCTGCAGCATAGAACAAGTGCGTGAAACCGGCCATTATCTCGTGATGTTTGTTGCTAATTTCTAAACCAGCTCCTCAACAACTCAGGGCACAAGCAGTCAGCAGAATCTCGCATCAAAAATCGGCTCACAAAGGGCCCAACCATTAACGCTCGGATGTGACATTCTACTTCTTCACATTCCCTGGCCACAGGCTTGCCTTTCGTCACACACTTTGACGCAATCAACGAAATCAGCATACGATCGAGCAGCTGTTGTTGAGAAAAATGAGCCAAAAATTCACAGCGAACAAGTTTTGCGAGCCCCGGTCCCTTACGGGGAAACCCACTCGGAAGGAGACGCTCGATCGAAGTTTGGATGTTTTAATGATCGCTTGTTTGAGCGGCGCTGCTTTGGAACCGTTCAACCGTGAACATCTTCAGTGTGCACGCTATTGGATGAAATTTCTCGTCACCGTTGGATCGATAATCCCACGCAACGAGCACGATCGAGATCAAGGATAACTACGGGAAATGTTCGCTATGGATGCACGCTACTTGCACGGAACGCGGAGGCATgatcaaagaaaacaaaattcacttaaaacaaaactattGGAGAACGCCCGGTTTGACCACGCTGCCCTGTTCCGTTTCTATTGCGTCACTATCACTGATCAGCTTCGGGCGGACTCGCACTCATGGCATATGTTGCATGAGATGATAAGCACTCGTTCAACTCGCACGCACTAGCACCGTCCACATCAGAGTGTTAGCATCCGAAACACGGAATCACGCACTAAACGAGCCTCCCGTACAAGGATTTCCAGCCTTTCAAAACCCAACGGGTGGGTGCGCAGAAATACGTACTTTTAGCGGTTCACTCTCTTCGTCAACTGGCAAACCACAAACTCGACATAATCGCGTACCGCGCagaaggaggcaaaaaaaatcggctATGCTTGCGATTTCTGCGCGAGAGCGTACGCGAACTTCCAACCACAAGCGACCGGCTCCGGAGGTGATCAACAGTGCGACTGCTTCGCGGAAACCGTCCGTTGTACGAGCTACGCGATCGAACCGGCCAAAAACGTCAATGAACACGCGGAGCGCACTGCGAGGCTAGACATCCGTGCGCGAAAAGCCACAACGAGCCATCGAGAGTGGTGCACACATCGACACCAccgtggtgtggtggtgtgcgtgcaCAACTCGCCACCCCCTGGCAGGTTGGGCAGAAAAATGGATCGCGATTTTTCCTGCCCCTACACTGTACCGGACCCTTGTAAGGCCCTGTTCGGTTGCATGCGTTGAGTGAAGATGACCGATACTGAAGCACGCTTTCGTCGTACCGCAGACGATGACAACTCCTTCGATAGGCTCTGCACTTGACCTGTGCGGGGTTTAGGCCCTTATCGTGTGACCGAGCGGAACGGGGACGCATTACAACTTGCATTATGCTGCGACACTGCGAAACACCACCACGCAGATGGTGGCCCGGAGCCTGTACAATGACGACCCGACTGATTACCGGTGCAACGATCCGTGTGATAATTCGACGACCCGTTGAAGCTCTCCTTGCTGCTGGTTATCGTGCACCGGGCAAGCACTATCACGAGCTGAAGCACAAATGTGTCACTGTGGCGCATCGATACGCGTGACTGAGCGTTTCGATGTGGTGAGAGAGTGCTGCAGGAACTGCAGAACAAAGGCGATCACCTATGACACGCGGTACCTCACTCGTTGGATCATGTTGGTGCAGGATTAGGGCGCCCTTTGTGGGTAGCTCGTTCATTGAAATTCCCAAAACCCTTCCTGTTTCGTGATGGTTCCCCGTTCGTTCGGGAAGAATGTGTACCTTGAGGATTGCTTTGTGCATTATTAGGCACATTACGCTGAAAGAACGATCGACGAGATTGTCGAGATTGATTCCCTGAGAATGGTGACGCCGTGACAAAGGATGCAAATCTTAAAACGTTTGCGCATCTCTCGCACGTGAGCACGTGGTTGGGGTTCGATGCGCTATACAAAATGGCCGAGCCACGCACTGAAATTGCAACTGATGGGCACGTGGCCGTGCCTGGCAAATGCTTTCGATTATTCAAACAAAGAAACTGCTACAGCGGCACCCGATAGTTGGCGATAGTTTCCTGTTTCACCTGTGCCGACTTGTTAAAGCATGATAAGAACTTTCCCATTAGGTGCTTCAGCACAGCATTAGAGATCCCCGTACCGGTACGGATCGAGTATCGATACTTGAATCTTCTGCATTGGAAACCCCTGTCGGAGGGGAGTACAATTTCATGTAACCGTTGAATGTAAAACGATGTTTCGAGCGCAGAACTTTGCTGGTGGAATGAAATtagcaaacgagcaaacagcGCGTGCTTGATttggagtgattttttttttcaaagtaCTTCGAGTGGTGCTATAAAAATCGGCGACTAGTAACAAGAGcagggttgcgttttttttgcaccattcaCCCGGCCCAGACAGCACATGGTTCTATTGTTATTAGCTCAATTGCGGCTGGCCACAAACGAAAATGACCGACCGATCCGGTGTATGGGTTTTCGATCAGTGAACCTCCAAAACGCGCTATTGAATGTCAATGTTCCGACAAGCAGGGCGAACAATGGGCAAACAGATAGTTTTGATTTACATTCAATATTTCGCATAACCTTGACAAACCTTCATTCTAGAGCTATCATTTCAACCTAGTAACGCAAgctgtagtgtttttttcattgctgTAAAGCATCTGCACACGTTTCGGATAACAATtgttaaaagaaaatcaacctttatttaaatttacaatAAACGAGTGCCATTCCGCAAAATTTAAGGTTGTGTATTTCGTTGCGTCGAGCAGAatctttttaatttttgcagaATGTTTTACTGAGTATTACGTTGTACTGCATCCTTGTTGTGGTGCATTGCATAAAAATTGCAATTATTTCGATGACCAATTTAAAAACCCCAGGATTTCGATTGACCTGATCTCAGGAAATGCACGATAGTTTTAGTTGgtagtggctttttttttcaaaactgtATCATTGCGgataatttttaatacaaacttttttttatttcgatttggAATTTCGAATTTTGATAGATTTAGTTCTACTGGGAGAATTTAGAGTGATTGTACGTTATAAAAGATTCGGTTGTGCAcataaattattattcaaaatatttacTAATTTGCTAGGATTTCGGGTAACACAACTTGATTCAAAGATGTCCGATAATCAAAAATCCTGATTGCAAacttgatatgaaatataATGAGTCAATAGGCGattaaaaatttgaataatcgaTCAATTCATACTATGCTTTTCAATGATCGGTACATgtatgcttgttgttaatattaatattgctcacattttcatttcataaatcgctctttaattttttcataaaattgaTGTTCTAATTAGATTATTAGGATAAATATTCCATTAAAAATTTGAACTTCTTGCTTCTAATTTGACGGCAGGAAGATTTAAAAGCCAGCTGACTTGTCACAACTGGTACGTCAACGAAAATGTGTCAAAATGTATATCTGTGAGGATGTATGTGCACGTTTGTTTTGAGTTGAACTATTTCTTGCGACATATTTCGTAAAATTGCGATTAAATATATCATATCACACTCTTTATCACTGCCGGTATTGTCAATAATTAGTGTGGATGCGTTCGTGCAATAACCACGTGTTAGTTTCATTTGTCTTCTGCCgcgtgttcattttttgttagaACTCCATTAGTGCTCGTTGCGTAGAAATGGACGGAGAAAGTCAACAACTTATTGCAGATTGTTTTTTGAGAACTATCGTTAATCCTAGAGCTACGTAAGTAGACGACAATATTAGAGCCATGCTGGAGAGAAATTCAATtgcaaataattcattttagcAATGCTCCTCTTGAACCACCGCCCACTAAGCAGCCCGTCAAGGCGGAACTGCAAATACTTCGGCTTAAGGACGAATCGCAAATCCTTATTATGGATACGTTGCGGGCGATCCATGGAGAATCGTTCCAGTTGGGGGATATTTCGAAGTACGAAGACAAAGGTGGTCGTATGAAGAAAGCTTTCTGGCAAGACCGAGGAAATTTGGTCATACAAGGTGGATTCGATTACTCAAACGCTCCCCGCACCGGAAATAGTAACGAGGATAAGTTTCGCATGTATGCCGTTATGAAACTACAAAGCTATGGGTTCCATCGCTCGCATTGTGAAGAAGCGCTCGACCACCATAACGGTGACACCGATAGTGCCCTAGCGTTATTGTTCTCGAAGTACTTTCCACCGCCGAAAGAACTGCAACCGCCAACAGAAGAATATAATGAAGACGAGCTGAGTACCTTGCGAGCTGATGAACGGGAGGCTCTAGAATCGATCTACGATAAGCTGTTCGTGGAGAAGGAACATAACCGAGTGTGGCAGCTCAAATTTAAAATAGATCACCTTCTCCGACATAGCCCATCCGAAGTGAAAAAGCAAGCGGAACGCGAACGGCAACAGGCCGAAGAGGACAAGCGGCGCTTGCTTGACGAGTTggccaagaagaaaaaagcaaagaaggaaaaatgttGGAACTTTGCGAAAGGAAAGTGCCGGTATGGCAATCGATGCTTTTATTCTCACGAATTGGATGAACCAGCAGAAGACGAAAAGAAGAACGTTAGAAAAGGTGACAAAACTGCCGAGGAGGATCCTAACTGGTTCTATTTGGAAATACGATTCCCGCCTGGGAACCGATATCCGTTTGAACGCcctattttgttgttgaaaactACTTGTTCCGACATTCCGGAACAGCTGTGCCTTCGAGTGAACCGCCGTCTGTTGCAAGAATGCGTCGACCTGACGAAGGATGGCATGCCTTGCATCTATTCGGTTGCGGATTTGTTGCAGAACGATACCGAAATTGGTCAGTTCATCGAGCAAGATCGATACCAGTTTCCCGACGGTCGGAGATCGCTGTTCTTCGAGCCGGAACAAGATACAGCAGAAGACGCAAtggtggaaagtttgccgACGCATCATCAACGAGGGGCAACCGGTAGACAGAACGGTCCCAGGATGAACCCAGAACAGGTGATGAAAGAAGACCGGAATATTGTACGAAAGTTCATGGATAAGCAAACGAATGCCGCGTATAAGGATATGATCAAGAACCGACGAAATCTGCCAGCGTGGACGAAAATGACCGAAATTATCGAACTCATGGAATCACATCAGATTCTCGTCATTAGCGGTGAGACGGGATGTGGAAAGTCAACGCAAGTACCTCAGTTCCTGCTCGACGATTGGCTGTTACAGTCATCCAAGCTAGGGCCAAAGGATACCCTTCGGCATGTGGAGATCATTTGCACACAACCGAGACGGCTGTCGGCTATAGGTGTTGCGGAACGCGTGGCCGAAGAACGTAATGAAAAAATAGGCAACACCGTTGGGTATCAGATTAGGCTGGAAAACAAAGTTTCGTCCTCCACTCGGCTAACCTTTTGCACCACGGGAATTCTCCTTCGCCGGTTACAATCTGATCCAACGCTGGCATCCGTCACGCACATTATCGTCGACGAGGTCCACGAACGAAGCGAAGAGTCCGATTTTCTGCTGCTTATACTGAAAGAGCTACTGTCGAAGCGAACTGACCTGAAAGTGATCCTCATGTCGGCAACGTTAAACTCAAACCTCTTCTCGAGCTACTTTGGCGACATACCTGTGTTGGATATTCCGGGCCGAACGTTTCCAGTGGAGCAATTGTTCCTGGAGGACATCCTCGAGCGGAGTGGATTTGTGCTGGAACCTGATTCTCAATTTTGTCGAAAACTGCGCAAAGGAGAGCACGAACTTTTGATGCAAGAGCTAGAATATTCAGACGTGAAAGCTGCCAATGCAGCCCCAGCCAAAACGATCCGAGATGAAAACTTAAAAATGGCCGATATGTTTGCTCGTTATGCAGGTAAGTGTAACGGCGGCTGCACTTTGGTAGACATGGCAATGAAAGGTAGTTTTACGCTTTTTTCTACTCCTCCGTAGATTACTCGAAACAAACGTGCAAGGCGTTGTATCTTATGGATCCTCTACGAATCAATCCCGAGTTTATTGAACACGTGCTGACGTACATCGTGGACGATAACTCGCACAGCTGGCCGAAGGAGGGCTCGATATTAATCTTCCTGCCTGGCCTGGCAGAAATCCAATCCATACACGAAGCGCTCACCGAGAGCAAGCTTTTCGGCCCACGCGGTGAACGGTTCGTGTTGATTCCGCTTCACTCGATGCTGACGAACGAAGAACAAGCGATGGTCTTCCGTAAGCCGCCcaagggaaaacgaaaaatcgtGCTCAGTACAAACATTGCCGAAACGTCCGTCACCATCGACGACTGCGTGTTCGTGATCGACTGTGGGcagatgaaggaaaaacacttcGATTCCAACCGAAACATGGAGTCGCTGGAAATGGTGTGGGTTTCGCGGGCGAATGCTCTACAACGGAAAGGTCGTGCCGGTCGAGTGATGCCCGGTGTCTGCATTCACTTGTACACTCGGCCTCGGTTTTCGCACCACATTCTTGGCCAGCCGGTCCCGGAGATCCACCGTATACCGCTCGAACCGCTGTTGCTGCGTATAAAAACGTTGCCCACTTTGCAGGAACGCGGCCTGCAGGAGGTGCTCGGTGCCATCATCGAGCCGCcgagcgtggaaaacattCAAGCGGCCAAAAAACGGCTCATCAACGTGGGAGCATTCGATCTGGACGAGCAGCTGACCCCACTCGGTCATCATCTCGCTGCCCTGCCCGTAGACGTGCGGATAGGCAAGTTGATGCTGTTCGGAGCGATCTTCCAGTGCCTGGACAGTGTGCTGACGATCGCGGCAATTCTCAGCTACAAGAGCCCGTTCGTATCGCCGTTCAGTAAACGTGACGAGGCCGACAACCGCAAGAGGCAGTTTGCGATAGCGAACAGCGATCATCTGACAATGCTCAATGCTTACCGCCGGTGGATCGAGGCGGCACAGAAAAGTCGATACGCTGGGCAATGCTTCGCGGAGGAAAATTATCTCTCAGGGAAAACGCTAAGCACGAtcggtgaaatgaaatatcaGTTCCTCGAGCTGCTCGTTTCGATCGGCTTTGTGCCGATCGATCTTTCAGGACGAAACCGAGCCAAGAGGCAGCAGTTGGACGATTTGCTGAAAATTACCGGGGCGCAAATCAACGTCAACGGAACGAACAACCGGCTGCTGGCGGCGATTCTATGCGCCGCTCTCTACCCGAACGTGGTGAAGATTCTCACCCCGGAAAAGAGTTTCGTAACGGGGGCCGTAGGGGCAGTGCCCCGTCTGCCGCAGGCTTCCGATTTGCGCTTTAAAACGCAAGAGGACGGCTACGTCAGCCTGCATCCGTCGTCCGTGAACGCTACCGTGGGTAACTATGGATCGCCTTTTCTGGTGTACCAGGAGAAGATAAAAACATCTCGGATTTTCATCCGCGAATCGACGATGGTGCCACTGTTACCGATGGTGCTCTTCTCGGGAAGTGATCTGCAGATTGAGCTGCACGGAGGCGATTTTGTGATATTGTTGGAGAGCGGTTGGCTTATGCTGCAGGCCGCAACGCACCAAATTGCCGAGATGGTAAAGTTCCTTCGGCTGGAGTTGGCCAAAATGTTGGAACTAAAAATAAGCGATCCACTGTTGAATTTGATGAACCACGAACAAGGAAAACGGGTCATCGATACAATTGTGCACCTCATTAGCAAAGAGTAGCGCTAGCAATGTTTTAATGTGTAACCAGTGTATAGTCCCCCATTTAATCCTTGTACACAGTAATCCCATGTATGTTTGTTGATACAAACCGTTTGTAATAAACCTAACACGATGTATGGCTAGTGAAACGAACATTtcgattgttgttgttatatCACATGGTTTGAACGCGCTCGGCTgttattcaaatgaaaattgtataatattttttaagcAAGCAGCAATATAATCAGAGCAGCTTGTTACGTGTttaaacgtttatttttttttttttcataaatagTTATAAGacacaaaaacaacccaaacggTTGTTGATGAGGATCAGCCTGCATATCCCTTTCATGACACTACTAACGCTCTAGTAAGATTGCATAACAAAAGCTGACGATAATATTTCTTCAATACGTATATCCGAGGACGAGCAGTAACGCTGATCTAATCAGATTGAGTGTCTTTTTCCATTCATCgtattatttttgcaaatcAAGCAAATTTAGTAAGAAATACGAACTTAACTGAACATAACATTTTAATCGAACGGTTCATCTGTaacataatgaaaaaaaatcatacagGATTACCAATTGTCATCAAAAATTGAGGGCAATTTTTTTGGCATTCGATGCTGCTATCCATTCGTTATATTCGACACGTTTTCACTATACATATGTCCCGTATTGCACACGACAGTTGACACGTAATCTCGCGCCGAGCAACCTTACGAAATCAAAAAATCAAGCGCTTTATGCTTATTGTTGCCGAACTTCAAAAGTGCGTCCGAGATTTTCTCTCCTTCGAAGCCAAGATCGAGCAGTTCGCTCAATGGTATCAAGTGCTCGATGATCTGCAAGCAATGCGAGAAATGATTAAGAAAAACGTAACGTCATAATACACCAAGCCTAGATGCTAGCACATGCCTGCATTACCTTTTTATCGTCGTTCCCAATGCGCTGCAGTACCCAAACGACGCGCTCCAGTGGAAAACCCATAGAGTTGATTCGCTTGACAACATTCTGATCTGCTTGCGAGAGCTGGTTGTATTTAGTATAATCGACACGCTTCTCATCCGTAATATTAGGCACTGTGAAGAAGGAATTATAAATCGTACAGAGTtatattttcgtttctttGAACAACGGTGTCCGCGTTTTGTGGCCACATAAATAACAATTCAAACTCACCAGTATCTTGACCGCGCAGGCTCGTAGTCTGACGATCGCTGATCGTTTGACTGTTATTTCGCGTACGCCTCGTTACGGAATCCTGCACCTCGTCGTTCAGCTGGCGCATGATGTCCGGAACACTTCTCGATTTTGACTTAAGTCCCGCTGCTGCATCGAAACCGGCTACAGAATGTTCAGCAGCAGTCGTATAGACGGAAGGATTTGCAGTAGCTGTTGCACCCGGAGTGGAAACGGCGTGCAGGGATTGATAGTTTTCGCGCGCGAAACCAGCACCATAAACACTAGGCGCCGCAGCGGACGTTGTAGTCGTGTTGTATCCGTAATTTGGCGTATACGTCGATGTCCCGGTGCCACTCGCCATCGACGTTGACGGTGCGGTAACGTACGAATGCTGTTGTTGATAGCCGTAGGCATAATTTGAAGCCACCGACGGATATGAGGCCTGGTGGGTTTGACTAGCCGGAGGAACATGATACGTTGGGCTGGTATAATTACCCATAGGGTAGCGGGTTTCTCCCACATTTGccgaagaaaaagaggaagcTGTTGCAGCCACGGTGTCATACTGGGCACCATAGTTGGCGTAGGGTTGATAAGTATTGTACGACGAAGAGAGATA
This window harbors:
- the LOC128732209 gene encoding putative ATP-dependent RNA helicase DHX57: MDGESQQLIADCFLRTIVNPRATNAPLEPPPTKQPVKAELQILRLKDESQILIMDTLRAIHGESFQLGDISKYEDKGGRMKKAFWQDRGNLVIQGGFDYSNAPRTGNSNEDKFRMYAVMKLQSYGFHRSHCEEALDHHNGDTDSALALLFSKYFPPPKELQPPTEEYNEDELSTLRADEREALESIYDKLFVEKEHNRVWQLKFKIDHLLRHSPSEVKKQAERERQQAEEDKRRLLDELAKKKKAKKEKCWNFAKGKCRYGNRCFYSHELDEPAEDEKKNVRKGDKTAEEDPNWFYLEIRFPPGNRYPFERPILLLKTTCSDIPEQLCLRVNRRLLQECVDLTKDGMPCIYSVADLLQNDTEIGQFIEQDRYQFPDGRRSLFFEPEQDTAEDAMVESLPTHHQRGATGRQNGPRMNPEQVMKEDRNIVRKFMDKQTNAAYKDMIKNRRNLPAWTKMTEIIELMESHQILVISGETGCGKSTQVPQFLLDDWLLQSSKLGPKDTLRHVEIICTQPRRLSAIGVAERVAEERNEKIGNTVGYQIRLENKVSSSTRLTFCTTGILLRRLQSDPTLASVTHIIVDEVHERSEESDFLLLILKELLSKRTDLKVILMSATLNSNLFSSYFGDIPVLDIPGRTFPVEQLFLEDILERSGFVLEPDSQFCRKLRKGEHELLMQELEYSDVKAANAAPAKTIRDENLKMADMFARYADYSKQTCKALYLMDPLRINPEFIEHVLTYIVDDNSHSWPKEGSILIFLPGLAEIQSIHEALTESKLFGPRGERFVLIPLHSMLTNEEQAMVFRKPPKGKRKIVLSTNIAETSVTIDDCVFVIDCGQMKEKHFDSNRNMESLEMVWVSRANALQRKGRAGRVMPGVCIHLYTRPRFSHHILGQPVPEIHRIPLEPLLLRIKTLPTLQERGLQEVLGAIIEPPSVENIQAAKKRLINVGAFDLDEQLTPLGHHLAALPVDVRIGKLMLFGAIFQCLDSVLTIAAILSYKSPFVSPFSKRDEADNRKRQFAIANSDHLTMLNAYRRWIEAAQKSRYAGQCFAEENYLSGKTLSTIGEMKYQFLELLVSIGFVPIDLSGRNRAKRQQLDDLLKITGAQINVNGTNNRLLAAILCAALYPNVVKILTPEKSFVTGAVGAVPRLPQASDLRFKTQEDGYVSLHPSSVNATVGNYGSPFLVYQEKIKTSRIFIRESTMVPLLPMVLFSGSDLQIELHGGDFVILLESGWLMLQAATHQIAEMVKFLRLELAKMLELKISDPLLNLMNHEQGKRVIDTIVHLISKE